A single genomic interval of Daucus carota subsp. sativus chromosome 1, DH1 v3.0, whole genome shotgun sequence harbors:
- the LOC108208853 gene encoding cytochrome P450 714C2 yields the protein MEDAVLFLAFPVSVISMFCVIIYVVYDLCLKPKFLRAKLVKQGIDGPKPTLIMGNMPDIRQIKCKELASDAVPYDLTKSLSLDCCSVLLPHISQWTKQFGKTFSFALGKTQFLYIGDGELVREMSLCKSLNLGKPSYMHKERGPLLGKGLLTSSKEVWLHQRKTIAPTLYVDKVKNMFSIVLESGNTLIRSWEQLVDTEGGIADIRVDDYVKTFTSSIISNVMFGKYEAAEKLLFSKCRDLMEVSGSPTVLDGYPFNRFYPTKIHRQQWKLEKEIYWIIQDTKMKCRSESESIIQTLVDGAKHGELGSSTPQQFIVDNCKELCIVGMEVPGITAIWGLMLLALHPEWQARARAEVLEVCGGQILDAEKLGKMKVLKMIIQEILRLYSGVGFTAREALADVQIGNTVCVPKGVNIWIWQAALHRDPQLWGSDALKFNPDRFTNGISGACKIPQAYTPFGLGPRTCPGMNLGMMELKVMFALLLAKFSFSLSPKYQHVPRFDVLLEPKYGVKLLVCRV from the exons ATGGAAGATGCTGTACTCTTCTTAGCATTTCCTGTATCTGTTATATCAATGTTTTGCGTGATAATATATGTTGTTTATGATTTGTGCCTGAAACCTAAATTCCTCAGAGCAAAGCTTGTAAAGCAAGGAATTGATGGCCCAAAGCCTACTCTCATAATGGGAAACATGCCTGATATACGGCAAATCAAGTGTAAGGAACTGGCATCAGATGCTGTACCTTACGACTTAACCAAGTCCCTGTCACTTGACTGTTGTTCTGTACTGCTCCCACATATCAGTCAATGGACGAAGCAGTTTG GAAAAACTTTCTCTTTTGCACTGGGAAAGACACAATTTTTGTATATAGGAGATGGTGAATTGGTGCGAGAGATGAGTCTTTGCAAATCCTTAAACTTGGGGAAGCCATCTTACATGCATAAGGAACGGGGGCCTCTATTGGGCAAGGGCCTTCTCACGTCAAGTAAGGAAGTCTGGCTGCACCAAAGGAAAACCATCGCTCCTACATTATATGTGGACAAAGTTAAG aacatgTTTAGCATAGTGCTCGAATCTGGGAACACCCTTATCAGATCATGGGAGCAATTGGTTGACACTGAGGGCGGGATTGCAGATATAAGAGTTGACGATTATGTCAAGACTTTTACATCAAGTATAATCTCTAATGTAATGTTTGGAAAATATGAAGCTGCAGAGAAACTCTTGTTTTCCAAGTGTAGAGACCTCATGGAAGTTTCTGGATCACCGACAGTATTAGATGGCTATCCTTTTAATAG ATTTTATCCCACCAAGATACATAGACAGCAATGGAAATTAGAGAAGGAGATATACTGGATTATTCAAGATACAAAAATGAAATGTAGGAGTGAGAGTGAAAGCATAATACAAACGCTTGTGGACGGTGCTAAGCATGGAGAGCTTGGGTCATCTACACCTCAGCAATTTATAGTTGATAACTGCAAGGAGCTTTGCATTGTAGGAATGGAAGTCCCCGGCATCACTGCAATATGGGGTTTGATGTTACTGGCATTGCATCCAGAATGGCAAGCACGTGCTCGTGCTGAGGTGTTGGAAGTTTGTGGAGGCCAGATTTTAGATGCTGAAAAGCTTGGCAAAATGAAAGTA CTGAAAATGATAATTCAAGAAATATTGAGGCTTTATTCAGGGGTAGGATTTACAGCCCGGGAGGCACTAGCAGATGTACAAATTGGGAATACTGTGTGTGTTCCAAAAGGAGTCAACATTTGGATATGGCAAGCAGCTCTGCACCGTGACCCTCAGCTCTGGGGTTCAGATGCTCTCAAGTTCAACCCGGATAGATTCACTAATGGTATCTCTGGAGCCTGTAAAATCCCTCAGGCATATACACCCTTTGGCCTTGGCCCACGGACATGTCCTGGAATGAACCTGGGCATGATGGAGCTCAAAGTTATGTTTGCGCTGCTCTTGGCAAAATTCTCCTTCTCCCTTTCCCCAAAGTATCAACATGTTCCCAGGTTTGATGTACTTCTAGAGCCCAAGTATGGTGTTAAACTCCTTGTATGCAGAGTGTGA
- the LOC108193304 gene encoding uncharacterized protein LOC108193304 isoform X1: MALLPTGFKERLEQMELCRNQRLSLLQAEKEVQFTKSQVLASKISAIKLADHRCLNLQQQIASKHFVISSLKSRIDCLDSQYVDVSQQFRALKSEVQELEELEREKDKYFVSETKEMEGFKVELEKFAVESRKQVQELKNQVEQLKSSFVKLQGNIGSSDDSELAAAEIRKSELLAEKQNMECRLASNHQIRAQLQRQLQSILMMQSQAGRKSTHASEKRCLKL, from the exons ATGGCGCTTCTTCCAACAGGATTCAAGGAAAGACTTGAACAAATGGAGCTCTGTAGAAATCAACGTCTCTCTCTCCTCCAG GCTGAGAAGGAAGTGCAGTTTACTAAGTCTCAAGTGTTAGCTTCCAAGATCTCTGCAATTAAATTAGCGGATCATAGGTGTTTGAATCTCCAACAGCAAATTGCTTCGAAACATTTCGTTATTTCGTCTCTTAAATCTCGAATTGATTGCCTCGATTCTCAATATGTAGATGTTTCGCAGCAATTTAG GGCTTTGAAGAGTGAGGTGCAGGAGCTTGAAGAGTTGGAAAGAGAAAAGGACAAGTATTTTGTCTCGGAAACGAAAGAAATGGAGGGATTTAAAGTGGAATTGGAAAAATTCGCGGTTGAAAGTCGAAAGCAGGTGCAGGAACTGAAGAACCAGGTGGAGCAG CTAAAAtcaagctttgtaaaacttcaAGGCAACATTGGGAGTTCTGATGATTCTGAGTTAGCTGCAGCTGAGATTAGAAAATCTGAACTCCTAGCTGAGAAACAGAATATGGAGTGTAGGTTGGCATCCAATCATCAGATACGAGCACAACTACAAAGGCAACTTCAGAGTATACTGATGATGCAAAGTCAAGCTGGAAGGAAATCCACTCATGCCTCAGAAAAGAGATGTCTTAAACTGTAA
- the LOC108223747 gene encoding cytochrome P450 714C2, whose product MEQTLLSFAFSAFVFSLVGIIIYVVHDLCLKPKFLRAKLLKKGIDGPKPTLILGNMPDIQKIQSKELASDAITYDSNETLSLDCPSVLLPHISQWTKQFGKTFSFALGKTQFLYIGDGELVREMNLCKSLDLGKPSYMYKERGPLLGKGILTTSKEVWVHQRKTIAPTIYVDKVKNMFRVVLESGNTLVKSWESLVETEGGIADVRVDDYVKTFTSSIFSHVMFGRYDAAEKLLFSKCRDLMEVSGSPTVVDGRPFYRYFPTKMHRRQWRLEKEIYRIIRDLEMKCEGEGEGIIHTLVDSAKHGELGSSTPQQFVVDNCKELCIVGMEVPGITAIWGLMLLALHPEWQERARAEVLEICGGQTLDAEKLGKMKVVCLSLHYLTSLCLTGSKSLGFLSVTH is encoded by the exons ATGGAACAAACTTTGCTTTCTTTTGCCTTTTCCGCATTTGTTTTTTCATTGGTTGGCATCATAATATATGTTGTTCATGATTTGTGCCTGAAACCTAAATTTCTCCGAGCAAAGCTTTTAAAGAAAGGAATCGATGGCCCGAAGCCTACACTCATTCTTGGAAACATGCCTGATATACAAAAAATCCAGTCTAAGGAACTGGCATCAGATGCTATAACTTATGATTCGAACGAGACATTGTCACTTGATTGTCCCTCTGTACTGCTTCCACATATCAGCCAATGGACCAAGCAATTTG GAAAAACATTCTCTTTTGCACTGGGAAAGACACAATTTTTGTATATAGGAGACGGTGAACTGGTGCGAGAGATGAATCTTTGCAAATCATTAGACTTGGGGAAGCCATCTTACATGTATAAGGAGAGGGGGCCTCTGTTGGGCAAGGGTATCCTCACGACGAGTAAGGAAGTTTGGGTGCACCAGAGAAAAACTATTGCTCCTACTATCTATGTTGACAAAGTTAAG AACATGTTTAGAGTAGTGCTTGAATCTGGGAACACACTTGTTAAATCATGGGAGAGCTTGGTTGAAACTGAGGGCGGGATTGCAGATGTAAGAGTTGACGACTATGTGAAGACCTTCACGTCAAGTATATTCTCTCATGTCATGTTTGGCAGATACGATGCTGCAGAAAAGCTCTTGTTTTCTAAGTGCAGGGATCTCATGGAAGTTTCTGGATCACCGACAGTTGTAGATGGTCGTCCATTCTATAG ATATTTTCCGACCAAGATGCATAGACGGCAATGGAGACTAGAAAAGGAGATATACCGGATTATTCGAGATTTAGAAATGAAATGTGAGGGTGAGGGTGAAGGCATAATACACACTCTTGTGGACAGTGCTAAGCATGGAGAGCTTGGGTCATCTACACCTCAACAATTTGTAGTTGATAACTGCAAGGAGCTTTGCATTGTAGGAATGGAGGTTCCCGGCATCACGGCGATTTGGGGTCTAATGTTACTGGCATTGCATCCCGAATGGCAAGAACGTGCTCGTGCTGAGGTACTGGAAATTTGTGGAGGCCAGACGTTGGATGCTGAAAAGCTGGGCAAGATGAAAGTAGTATGTCTCTCACTTCATTATCTCACATCTTTGTGTCTTACAGGTTCTAAAAGTCTGGGATTCTTGTCAGTGACTCACTGA
- the LOC108214478 gene encoding glucan endo-1,3-beta-glucosidase 14, with translation MVILFKRIALLHIILVIIAFSFSGFNFITQVQSFGINYGQIGNNLPQPEKVLELLQSIRITKARIYDTNPQILTAFAHSGVELSVTIANDMLDVLMDPQQALQWVNTHIKPYVPATKITGIAVGNEVFTGDDTSLVTKLVPAIINVHGALVQLGLDQYIQVSTPSSLAVLASSYPPSAGCFQPELTAIMTQFLHFLSTTKSPFWINAYPYFAYKDAPNGISLDYVLFNPNAGMIDPYTKLRYDNMLYAQVDSVLFAMLRLGFNAIEVRVSETGWPSKGDQNEVGANAQNAATYGRNLLRRQYGNEGTPLRPKMRLEVYLFALFNEDMKPGPTSERNYGLYQPDLSMAYNVGLSGSVSTTSTSSTSSSTSTSTSTSTSTSTSAPTSTASISLTSSASRHHKVPKMGYQSLVYWMFVYLSAFQVLLRI, from the exons ATGGTGATTCTTTTCAAAAGAATTGCCCTCTTGCACATTATTCTCGTAATCATAGCTTTCTCTTTTTCAG GATTCAATTTCATAACTCAAGTTCAATCTTTTGGTATCAACTATGGCCAAATTGGCAACAATCTGCCTCAACCAGAGAAAGTTCTCGAACTTCTACAATCAATCAGAATCACAAAAGCGAGAATTTACGACACAAATCCTCAGATTCTAACAGCATTCGCGCACTCTGGCGTAGAACTAAGTGTCACGATTGCAAATGACATGTTAGATGTTTTAATGGATCCCCAACAAGCCCTTCAGTGGGTAAACACTCACATAAAACCTTATGTTCCAGCCACTAAAATCACCGGAATAGCAGTTGGAAACGAGGTTTTCACCGGAGACGACACGTCCCTCGTGACTAAACTTGTGCCAGCCATTATAAATGTTCATGGAGCTCTCGTTCAGCTAGGACTTGATCAATATATTCAAGTTTCAACCCCTTCTTCTCTGGCCGTTCTCGCAAGCTCCTACCCTCCTTCAGCAGGCTGTTTCCAACCCGAGCTCACCGCAATAATGACACAGTTCCTGCACTTCTTGTCGACAACCAAATCCCCATTTTGGATCAATGCATACCCCTACTTCGCATACAAAGATGCCCCTAACGGAATTTCCCTAGACTATGTCTTATTCAACCCGAATGCTGGAATGATCGATCCGTACACAAAACTACGTTACGATAACATGTTGTATGCTCAGGTGGACTCGGTTCTGTTTGCAATGCTGAGATTAGGCTTCAATGCAATCGAGGTTCGGGTTTCAGAAACAGGGTGGCCTTCGAAAGGTGACCAGAATGAAGTCGGTGCAAATGCGCAAAATGCGGCCACTTATGGGAGGAATCTGTTGAGAAGACAATATGGAAATGAAGGAACTCCTTTGAGGCCAAAGATGAGACTTGAAGTGTATTTATTCGCATTGTTCAATGAAGACATGAAGCCTGGACCAACTTCGGAAAGAAACTATGGTTTGTATCAACCTGATTTGAGCATGGCCTACAATGTTGGCTTGTCTGGCTCCGTCAGTACGACCTCAACCTCGTCAACCTCTAGCTCCACATCAACCTCAACCTCAACCTCAACCTCAACGTCGACTTCAGCACCAACTTCAACCGCTTCCATTTCGCTCACATCCTCGGCAAGTCGTCATCacaag GTGCCAAAGATGGGCTATCAAAGCTTGGTTTACTGGATGTTTGTATACTTGTCGGCCTTTCAAGTATTATTGagaatatga
- the LOC108193304 gene encoding uncharacterized protein LOC108193304 isoform X2, whose protein sequence is MALLPTGFKERLEQMELCRNQRLSLLQAEKEVQFTKSQVLASKISAIKLADHRCLNLQQQIASKHFVISSLKSRIDCLDSQYVDVSQQFRALKSEVQELEELEREKDKYFVSETKEMEGFKVELEKFAVESRKQVQELKNQVEQDDYCNGRSRGDDSKMYVVYGHLVIISGFQDFKVDVENICTPLAELEVL, encoded by the exons ATGGCGCTTCTTCCAACAGGATTCAAGGAAAGACTTGAACAAATGGAGCTCTGTAGAAATCAACGTCTCTCTCTCCTCCAG GCTGAGAAGGAAGTGCAGTTTACTAAGTCTCAAGTGTTAGCTTCCAAGATCTCTGCAATTAAATTAGCGGATCATAGGTGTTTGAATCTCCAACAGCAAATTGCTTCGAAACATTTCGTTATTTCGTCTCTTAAATCTCGAATTGATTGCCTCGATTCTCAATATGTAGATGTTTCGCAGCAATTTAG GGCTTTGAAGAGTGAGGTGCAGGAGCTTGAAGAGTTGGAAAGAGAAAAGGACAAGTATTTTGTCTCGGAAACGAAAGAAATGGAGGGATTTAAAGTGGAATTGGAAAAATTCGCGGTTGAAAGTCGAAAGCAGGTGCAGGAACTGAAGAACCAGGTGGAGCAG GATGATTATTGTAATGGAAGAAGCCGCGGGGATGACAGTAAGATGTATGTTGTGTATGGTCATTTAGTGATAATCAGCGGCTTTCAGGATTTTAAAGTAGATGTGGAGAATATCTGTACTCCATTGGCTGAATTGGAAGTATTGTAG